One Rosa chinensis cultivar Old Blush chromosome 5, RchiOBHm-V2, whole genome shotgun sequence genomic region harbors:
- the LOC112164687 gene encoding protein adenylyltransferase SelO, translated as MQILSHFSSKASLPSSLLPSLTSALIFRRRPPNFPFYPSTPFKFPTLACHLSSAGHSPQQSAAPMDSPPPPTEASVEAVTRDLRNQSLAADGGNNAPRARLKLEDLNWDNSFVRELPGDPRTDTFPREVLRACFTKVTPSAQVDDPQLVAWSELVAELFELDPQEFERPDFPLLFSGASPLVGSSPYAQCYGGHQFGMWAGQLGDGRAITLGEVLNSKSERWEMQLKGAGKTPYSRFADGLAVLRSSVREFLCSEAMHSLGIPTTRALCLVTTGKLVTRDMFYDGNPKEEPGAIVCRVAPSFLRFGSYQIHASRENEDLAIVRTLADYTIRHHFPHIENMSKSESLSFSTGNDEHSVVDLTSNKYAAWVVEVAERTASLVAKWQGVGFTHGVLNTDNMSILGLTIDYGPFGFLDAFDPSYTPNTTDLPGRRYCFANQPDIGLWNIMQLTRTLSSAELINEKEANYAMERYGTRFMDDYQAIMTKKLGLPKYVKQLISKLLNNMAVDKVDYTNFFRLLSNIKADPGIPDEELLNPLKAVLLDIGQERKEAWISWVRIYIEELSASGIPDEERKASMNAVNPKYVLRNYLCQSAIDAAEQGDFGEVQRVLKVMERPFDEQPGMEKYARLPPAWAYRPGVCMLSCSS; from the exons ATGCAAATCCTTTCGCATTTCTCTTCCAAAGCCTCCTTACCTTCTTCTCTCCTTCCCTCTCTCACCTCCGCCCTCATCTTCCGCCGTCGCCCCCCGAATTTCCCCTTTTACCCCTCCACTCCCTTCAAATTTCCCACCCTCGCATGCCACCTCAGCTCCGCCGGCCATAGCCCCCAACAATCAGCAGCTCCCATGGACTCGCCGCCGCCACCGACAGAGGCCTCCGTCGAAGCCGTCACGCGCGATTTGCGCAACCAGAGCTTGGCCGCCGACGGTGGGAATAACGCGCCGAGAGCGCGGTTGAAGCTTGAAGATCTGAACTGGGATAACTCGTTTGTTAGAGAGTTGCCTGGTGATCCCAGGACCGATACGTTTCCACGAGAG GTGTTGCGTGCCTGTTTTACAAAAGTAACCCCGTCAGCTCAAGTTGATGATCCTCAGCTCGTTGCCTGGTCAGAGTTGGTTGCTGAGTTGTTTGAATTGGATCCTCAAGA ATTTGAAAGGCCAGATTTCCCCCTTTTATTCTCTGGAGCGTCTCCTTTAGTTGGATC GTCACCCTATGCTCAGTGCTATGGAGGACATCAGTTTGGCATGTGGGCGGGACAGTTGGGAGATGGTCGGGCTATTACACTCGGGGAGGTTCTTAACTCTAAATCTGAAAGGTGGGAAATGCAGCTTAAAGGTGCTGGAAAGACCCCTTACAGCCGGTTTGCAGATGGCCTTGCTGTGCTTCGTAGTAGCGTCCGGGAATTCCTCTGCAGTGAAGCAATGCATAGTCTTGGAATTCCAACAACTCGTGCTCTATGTCTTGTGACAACAGGAAAACTTGTCACCCGTGACATGTTTTATGA TGGCAATCCAAAGGAGGAGCCAGGTGCAATTGTTTGTAGGGTTGCTCCATCCTTCCTCCGCTTTGGATCCTACCAAATACACGCCTCTAGGGAAAATGAGGACCTTGCCATTGTTCGTACTCTAGCAGATTATACCATTAGGCATCACTTCCCTCATATAGAGAACATGAGTAAAAGTGAGAGTTTGTCTTTCAGTACAGGCAATGATGAACATTCAGTCGTGGATCTAACGTCTAACAAGTATGCAG CCTGGGTAGTGGAGGTTGCTGAACGAACTGCGTCCTTGGTTGCCAAATGGCAGGGGGTTGGTTTTACTCATGGTGTGTTGAACACTGACAATATGAGTATTTTGGGCCTCACCATTGATTATGGTCCTTTTGGATTTCTGGATGCATTCGATCCAAGTTACACTCCGAATACAACTGATCTTCCTGGGAGGAGATATTGTTTTGCAAATCAACCTGATATTGGCTTATGGAATATTATGCAATTAACCAGAACCTTGTCATCTGCCGAGTTGATAAATGAGAAGGAGGCAAACTATGCAATGGAAAG ATACGGAACCAGATTCATGGATGATTATCAAGCTATAATGACAAAAAAACTTGGTCTCCCCAAGTATGTCAAACAGTTGATTAGTAAACTTCTTAATAATATGGCCGTTGACAAAGTGGATTACACAAATTTTTTCCGGTTGCTTTCCAATATCAAAGCTGATCCCGGCATCCCAGATGAGGAGTTGTTAAACCCACTAAAGGCTGTTTTATTAGATATTGGCCAGGAGCGGAAGGAGGCATGGATCAGCTGGGTGAGAATCTACATAGAGGAG CTATCTGCTAGTGGCATCCCAGATGAGGAGAGGAAGGCCTCAATGAATGCGGTGAACCCTAAATATGTTCTCAGAAACTACTTATGCCAGAGTGCTATTGATGCAGCTGAACAAGGTGATTTTGGAGAGGTTCAAAGGGTGCTTAAAGTAATGGAACGACCATTTGATGAGCAACCAGGAATGGAAAAATATGCTCGCTTGCCCCCAGCCTGGGCTTATCGGCCTGGAGTTTGCATGCTTTCTTGCTCATCATGA